AAGGTTTTAAACTTGCTTGTGTCACCCAAGAAGCCAACATCGCACTTTCAATTTCACCTTTTTTGGTGGTAATGATATATAATCCAGTGCTAATTCTGCCTAAAGCTTTTTCTAATTCGGAGTTAATGGATTTGATTTTTTTGATAGTGCGATCGCCTCCGGCGCGGCTTTGCCGATCGCGCGTCAACCATTGACCCATATCTGTACCCGCTTCTGCACACAATTGTTCTGCTCTTTCTCCTGGAGTTTCTTTAATTAAAATCGGGGGAAATGCTTCAAATAATCCTAATTCTTGAAACTTATTCCGTAAGGGATAAACAGGCTCATCTTCTCCACCACCAGACTCTAATAAACCTATTGATTGCTTCTGATGCACAGCCGCCAAAATAGTATTTAAAGCAGCTTGAGCCGTAACTGAATATTGGGATGGCATAGCAATCACTATACCAGAAGCTTGAGATACTAATTCTCTCACTTCTTGTGGTTCAGCACTATTGAGGTCTATCAATTCTACAGCTACACCTGTTTTATTACATCCCAGCCCCAAATGATGGGCTAAATGTTCACTATAGCCGTAATCTTCAGCATAAAACAAAGCAACTAATATCTCTGTTTTAGCTTGTTCTAAACTCCAGGTTAGATACTTGTTTAACCATTGGTGAATATGATGTTTTAAGAGCGGTCCGTGACCTGTAGCTACTGTCTTAATTTCTAAGTTTGCAATCCGTTTTAAAGCTGCTAAGACAGACCGGGCATTCGGTCCCATGAGACAATCATAGTAATATTTAAAATCTTCTTCAATCATGGAGAAATTTTCATCATAGGTATGGTCATCACAATAGTGCATCCCAAACACATCGCAGGTGTAGAGAATACCTGTTTTGTGATCGTAGGTCAAAATAGTATCAGGCCAGTGTAAGTTAGGTGCTGATATAAATTCTAATTGGTGATCATTACCTAAATCTAAACGTTCTCCGCTTTTGACCAGCAGCGATTTAAATGGCTGGTGAAGCATATTTTCTAGAAACTGAATTGCTACCCTAGAACCAACAATAGTAATCTCAGGCGCTAACTGCAAAATATCCTTAACTAAACCACTATGGTCTGGTTCCGTGTGGCTAACAATTAAATAGTCTATTTTATTGGGGTCAATTAAGCCCGCAACTATCTCAAGATATAGTTCCTCAAATTTGCGATGGGAAGTGTCAACTAAGGCAATTTTTTCACCTTGAATTAAGAAAGAGTTATATGTTGTTCCATTTCTTAAACCAAATTCCACATCAAAACGCTCCCGATCCCAATCGAGACAGCGAATAGCAGTGGTGTTATGGGCAATTTCTACTGTTTGGACAGTCAAACGTCCGACATTAATAGCTGGAGTATTTTCTGTAAGTATGACCATTGTTTTTCACCTAAAAAATATGGGGAATTCAGTATGCTTTTATCTTGAACTAAAAACCCTAATTAGTAAAATCGCAATTTCTCAAGCGATTGATTAGTAATATTTATTGTTTATTTGCATTGAAGCAGCATTGAATTTTGTCAATACTAACCATTTCCAAACTCTTATACTCACTTTGAGTAGTGAATAGTGATGAATTTTGGGCGTTATCTCACGCAGAGGCGCAGAGGCGCAGAGAATCAGAAGGAGTAATATTTAGAGGGTTTGGAAAATGCAATTTCAGACGGTGAAAGAACATTGTATCATCTACCACCAAGAAACTATCAGCCAGGACATGATGTGCCAATGAAAAGGCATCCCATTGTTTCTATTCATCAGGTAACTGGCAAGAAAGGATTATATCTTGGTTCAGATACCTCAATTCCTGTGGGTATGGAGGATAAATTGGATTTAGCAAAACAGTTTTGGCAGGATTTGTTTGAAACTGTTCTGGAGCGCACACCAGTTTATACTCATATATGGCAACCTGGTGATCTTGTTGTTTGGGACAATTCGCAAGTGATGCACGCTGGTATTCCCTACGATGCTAGCAAGTATAAACGCGTTGCTTTACGTGTAGGATTGGTGGACAACAGTTGATATTTTCTACTGTTTGGCAGCAATATCAGAAATGTTAATCATCTTTTATCCGGATTAATCTCGAAACGAATGAATAGTACTTTAAATTAAGTCCCCATGCCTAAAAAATTATGGACATACCTCAGCGCGTATCAATTCGCTACAAAGATACGTCCTACAATAGTAATGAAATCCGCTTAAAGACTTTCCGGCTTGGTTTTCAAATATGGGATGAACAAACCAAAGCCAGACAGACTGAACTTTATGATTTTATCTTCTCTGGCTTAAAACAAGTTGACCGCCAAGACCGTTATATGTTTTCTTTGCTGTTTATCGAGTTAGCAGAACTCATCCGCAACTCTCAGCTAGACAGAAGTATGAAAGAGGTTTTAATTAAAACAGCTTTTAGTGAGTTTGCTTACGCGTTAGCAGATTTTGAAAATGCGAGTAAATAACAATTTATGTTTTGCAGGGGGTTTGATTTATTGTGGAGAATGTCAGATTTTGCCAGACATAATTAACCACTTTTAAATATCAGATGCAACCCCACAATTGGAAAAATTTATTGTTTTCTATTTGGTTAGCTTCCAATATTACAAAGGGTTGTGGTATTGCGGTAAATACGGCTTTGGCTGTAAATTTAGATATGGAAAATACTGGTAATAGTCCACGGCTGAATGAGTCACTCCAGCTAGAATTACAGCCAAGGGATTTTTTACCATTTTCCCCAATACCAATTGAGCAACTTTTGCATCAGTCTCAGAGAGATAAAGCTGAAAGGCTAGAAAGGCTAAGACGGCGGTTGCGTGTGGGAAGACAGCCAATATCTGATGAGTCAGATAGGTTTCAGGAAATGGGGTTGCGGGTGCGCGAGAAACCTTTGCCTGAGTTGAAACCTATAGGCAATTTACAAGCTCGTTTCGGTTATTATCATACCAGCAATGTTTTTTCTTCTGATGTTAACCCTATAGAAGATGGTTTGATTTCTTTTGGAGTGAAACTAGCTTCTGTATATTTCCCTTTGGGATCTCAGACTTTTGTGAATGGCTCAATTGATGGTAGCTTGGGTCGTTATGTCAACCAATCCATCTATAATTACAATCGGGCAAAATTTTACTTGAGTGTTTACCAACAGCTATCGCCACGAATGCATGGAACAATTGCCTGGAGTAATCAACAGTTGTTCTATGCTAAGAATAGCGATCGCTTTTTAAGTGAAAATTCTCTGTCGCTGTCTTTAGGACGACGAGACCCCCTCACTCCACAATTAACGCTCAATAGTTTTTATGAGTTTAAACTAAATTTTGCGGAGCCAAATAGCCGTAGTCGGATGATCAATTCTGGGCGGGTTTCTTTAAACTATACATTACAACAGCCTCTGAAAGTCGGTCTGAATTACCAGTTAAAGTTTTCAGACTTTACACAACGACAACGAAATGACTATTATCATCAGCTATATGCTAGCTTGATTTACCAAATATCTGACTCTAGCAAGATTAATTTACAGAGTGGCTGGAGATTTGGTGATTCTACAGACAAGAAGATTAATTTTGATGGCTGGTTTTTTAGTATTAATTATAATTGGCGATTAGGTCAGTTTTGACTCATAACTAATCCAGTCACTCCAACTACCAGCATAAAGTTTTCCTGTGTGAATATTGGCTAGTTCCAAAGAAAGTAAATTCACACAAGCAGTTACACCAGAACCACAGTAAACTAGAATTTCTGCGGTTTTTTCTAGTTTCTCCCACCGTTGGCGTTGCTCTGATGGGGAAAGTAAATAACCAGAAGAGTTTGTAATTTCTTGCCAAGGATAGTTAATAGCACCGGGAATATGACCAGCAATTGTATCTATTGGTTCTCGTTCTCCTCGGTAGCGATCGCTTTCTCTGGAATCGACTAAAGCTACTTCTGGTAAATCTTTGCGACTTTTCACAGTTTCAAAATCTACTAACAATTCTGGTCTAATTTTGGGTATAAAATTACCTGACTTGGGTAGCGAAATCACATTGGTAACAGCATAACCAGCTTTTTGCCATGCTGTAAATCCTCCATCTAATACAACTACTTGCTCATGTCCTAGATAACGTAATAACCACCAAAGACGAGATGCAAAAGCCAAGCGCGAATCATCATAAGCAACAACTAAAGTGTTTGGGGAATTTACTCCAATTGCTGATAATTTGTGAGCGAGATCATTGACATTAGGTAAAGGATGTCTACCGCCATGCTGACCTACAGGACTGGAAAGATCCTGATTCAAA
The window above is part of the Nodularia spumigena CCY9414 genome. Proteins encoded here:
- a CDS encoding TauD/TfdA dioxygenase family protein, giving the protein MENAISDGERTLYHLPPRNYQPGHDVPMKRHPIVSIHQVTGKKGLYLGSDTSIPVGMEDKLDLAKQFWQDLFETVLERTPVYTHIWQPGDLVVWDNSQVMHAGIPYDASKYKRVALRVGLVDNS
- a CDS encoding sulfurtransferase, which codes for MDNTQLVVSPTWLFEHLHDPHIVIVDCRFSLADPQLGKQQYQASHIENSYYLDLNQDLSSPVGQHGGRHPLPNVNDLAHKLSAIGVNSPNTLVVAYDDSRLAFASRLWWLLRYLGHEQVVVLDGGFTAWQKAGYAVTNVISLPKSGNFIPKIRPELLVDFETVKSRKDLPEVALVDSRESDRYRGEREPIDTIAGHIPGAINYPWQEITNSSGYLLSPSEQRQRWEKLEKTAEILVYCGSGVTACVNLLSLELANIHTGKLYAGSWSDWISYESKLT
- a CDS encoding diflavin flavoprotein; protein product: MVILTENTPAINVGRLTVQTVEIAHNTTAIRCLDWDRERFDVEFGLRNGTTYNSFLIQGEKIALVDTSHRKFEELYLEIVAGLIDPNKIDYLIVSHTEPDHSGLVKDILQLAPEITIVGSRVAIQFLENMLHQPFKSLLVKSGERLDLGNDHQLEFISAPNLHWPDTILTYDHKTGILYTCDVFGMHYCDDHTYDENFSMIEEDFKYYYDCLMGPNARSVLAALKRIANLEIKTVATGHGPLLKHHIHQWLNKYLTWSLEQAKTEILVALFYAEDYGYSEHLAHHLGLGCNKTGVAVELIDLNSAEPQEVRELVSQASGIVIAMPSQYSVTAQAALNTILAAVHQKQSIGLLESGGGEDEPVYPLRNKFQELGLFEAFPPILIKETPGERAEQLCAEAGTDMGQWLTRDRQSRAGGDRTIKKIKSINSELEKALGRISTGLYIITTKKGEIESAMLASWVTQASLKPLGVAIAVSKERAIESLMKRGDRFVLNVLGEDNYQGLMKHFLKRFAPGADRFEGVKTYPASNNSPILADALAYMECEITSRMDCGDHWVIYSTVQTGRVANVNALTTVHHRKIGNHY